In Silene latifolia isolate original U9 population chromosome 3, ASM4854445v1, whole genome shotgun sequence, a single window of DNA contains:
- the LOC141648150 gene encoding G2/mitotic-specific cyclin S13-7-like: protein MAARAVYQEQPRGGVQQKMGQGVERRNRTALGDIGNVVTVRGGAAGNGIVKPQAVNRPLTRRFCAQLLANAPVNAEKKKKQGEPVVDVNHVARMRKAAAIHTKMPEKKKTEIAVSVSVSVNHEKTPCADKMVELSLASRKKKSGSMTSFLTARSKEACGLARKPEELVVNIDEGSMEDELAVVEYVEDIYKFYKLAENESRLHDYMGIQPDINEKMRAILVDWLIEVHHKFELRQETLYLTVNIIDRFLSMKAVPRKELQLVGIASMLIACKYEEIWAPEVSDFVQISDKAYVREQVLAMEKAILGKLEWYLTVPTPYMFLTRYVKASVPADLEMEKMVYFFAELGMMNYSTTIKYPPSLLAASSVYAARSTLNSSHSWTETLRHYTGYSEGQMQECAKLLASFHSSAPEHRLKAVYKKYSKPEVGSVALRPPSKALLS, encoded by the exons atggcAGCGAGAGCGGTTTATCAAGAACAACCCAGAG GCGGAGTTCAACAAAAAATGGGTCAAGGAGTAGAAAGGAGAAATAGGACAGCTTTAGGAGATATTGGGAATGTAGTGACAGTAAGAGGAGGAGCTGCTGGTAACGGAATCGTCAAGCCGCAGGCCGTCAACCGCCCTCTCACCAGGAGATTCTGTGCTCAGCTTCTTGCCAATGCACCTGTTAATGCTGAGAAAAAGAAG AAACAAGGAGAACCAGTGGTGGATGTGAATCATGTAGCAAGGATGAGAAAAGCTGCAGCAATTCATACTAAAATGCCAGAAAAAAAGAAAACTGAAATTGCAGTATCAGTATCAGTATCAGTAAACCATGAAAAAACCCCTTGTGCAGATAAGATGGTAGAGCTTAGCTTAGCATCAAGGAAGAAGAAATCCGGTAGCATGACGTCTTTCCTCACGGCTCGCAGCAAGGAAGCCTGTGGACTAGCTAGGAAACCTGAAGAATTGGTAGTAAACATAGATGAAGGAAGCATGGAGGATGAACTGGCAGTAGTTGAGTATGTAGAGGACATCTACAAGTTCTACAAGCTTGCTGAAAATGAGAGTAGATTGCATGATTACATGGGAATCCAACCTGATATTAATGAGAAAATGAGAGCAATTCTTGTGGATTGGTTGATTGAAGTTCACCATAAGTTTGAATTAAGGCAggaaaccctttaccttactgtAAACATCATTGATCGGTTTCTGTCGATGAAGGCGGTCCCTAGGAAGGAGCTTCAGTTGGTTGGCATTGCCTCAATGCTTATTGCTTGCAAATATGAAGAAATTTGGGCACCTGAG GTTAGCGATTTCGTTCAGATATCAGACAAGGCATATGTCAGAGAACAAGTGTTGGCAATGGAGAAAGCAATTCTTGGGAAGTTAGAATGGTACTTGACAGTTCCTACACCATACATGTTCCTTACCAGATATGTGAAAGCTTCTGTTCCTGCTGATCTAGAG ATGGagaagatggtgtatttctttgCTGAATTAGGGATGATGAACTATTCGACCACAATCAAGTACCCTCCATCGCTCCTAGCCGCTTCAAGTGTGTACGCAGCTCGCTCAACATTGAACAGTAGCCACTCTTGGACAGAAACACTGAGACATTACACAGGCTACTCAGAAGGCCAAATGCAGGAATGTGCTAAACTGTTAGCAAGCTTTCACTCATCTGCTCCTGAACATAGGCTCAAAGCGGTTTACAAGAAGTACTCAAAACCTGAAGTCGGATCAGTTGCTCTTCGACCTCCTTCAAAAGCCCTTTTGTCTTAA